The following are from one region of the Coturnix japonica isolate 7356 chromosome 23, Coturnix japonica 2.1, whole genome shotgun sequence genome:
- the MYCL gene encoding protein L-Myc, with protein MERDAYQHYFYDHEAGEDFHRSTAPSEDIWKKFELVPTPPLSPLGERPGCSAAEERGCPPRCCLPDEPEYLIGTGQLFGNLSAFILRDCMWSGFSARERLEKAMTEKLSTGTPRAAPHKPSLGPDLGFGSSVSDCVDPAAVFLCPLAESKATPSSGSEGQSDSEGEEIDVVTVEKRQSLSLRKPVTITLRADPLDPCMKRFHISIHQQQHNYAARSPPDSCPQPTSPQRDEEEPLGAVEPPPSHALPEPGLPKAGPGSDSEDVAKRKNHNYLERKRRNDLRSRFLALRDQVPGLSSCPKTPKVVILSKSSEYLQSLISAERRMAAEKRQLRLRQMQLLRQIAQLKGH; from the exons ATGGAGCGGGACGCGTACCAACATTACTTCTACGACCATGAGGCGGGGGAGGATTTCCACCGCTCCACGGCTCCCAGCGAGGACATCTGGAAGAAGTTCGAGCTCGTCCCCACGCCGCCTCTCTCGCCCCTCGGGGAGCGGCCGGGCTGCTCGGCGGCGGAGGAGCGGGGCTGCCCCCCGCGCTGCTGCCTGCCCGACGAACCCGAGTATCTCATCGGCACCGGGCAGCTCTTCGGCAACCTGAGCGCCTTCATTCTGCGGGACTGCATGTGGAGCGGCTTCTCGGCCCGGGAACGGCTGGAAAAAGCGATGACGGAGAAACTTTCCACGGGAACTCCGCGGGCAGCGCCGCACAAACCGTCCTTAGGCCCCGATCTGGGCTTCGGCAGCTCCGTGAGCGACTGTGTCGACCCCGCCGCCGTGTTCCTGTGCCCCCTGGCCGAGAGCAAAGCGACCCCGTCCTCGGGCTCGGAGGGTCAAAGCGATTCCG AGGGCGAAGAGATCGATGTGGTGACGGTGGAGAAGAGACAATCTCTCAGCCTGCGGAAGCCGGTCACCATCACTCTGCGCGCCGACCCCCTGGACCCCTGCATGAAGCGCTTCCACATCTccatccaccagcagcagcacaactaCGCTGCCCGCTCTCCGCCGGacagctgcccccagcccacaTCCCCGCAGCGGGACGAGGAGGAGCCGCTCGGTGCTGTGGAGCCGCCCCCCTCCCACGCGCTGCCTGAGCCCGGTTTGCCAAAAGCCGGCCCCGGTTCTGACAGCGAAGACGTGGCCAAGAGGAAAAACCACAACTACCTGGAGCGCAAGCGGCGCAACGACCTGCGCTCCCGCTTCCTGGCGCTGCGGGACCAGGTGCCCGGGCTGTCCAGCTGCCCCAAGACCCCCAAAGTGGTGATCCTGAGCAAGTCCTCCGAGTACCTGCAGTCGCTCATCAGTGCTGAGCGGAGGATGGCAGCCGAGAAGCGGCAGCTGCGGCTGCGGCAGATGCAGCTGCTCAGACAGATTGCTCAGCTCAAGGGGCACTAG
- the MFSD2A gene encoding sodium-dependent lysophosphatidylcholine symporter 1 yields MAGGGGAERVRVGAAAAGLLPPSCRQPRQPRRRESRERLSVCSKLCYAVGGAPYQTTGCALGFFLQIYLLDVAQLDPFYASIILFVGRAWDAITDPMVGFFISKTPWTRFGRLMPWIIFSTPFAVISYFLIWFVPDISRGQVMWYLIFYCIFQTLVTCFHVPYSALTMFISREQSERDSATAYRMTVEVLGTVLGTAIQGQIVGKAVTPCIENPPFLSETNFSATIRNVNMTHYSGSLADTRNAYMVAAGVIGGLYILCAVILSVGVREKRESSELQSDEPVSFFRGLKLVMNHGAYIKLITGFLFTSLAFMLLEGNFALFCTYTLGFRNEFQNILLAIMLSATLTIPFWQWFLTRFGKKTAVYVGISSAVPFLILVVVLDSNLVVTYIVAVAAGISVAAAFLLPWSMLPDVIDDFKLQHPESRGHEAIFFSFYVFFTKFTSGVSLGISTLSLDFAGYQTRGCSQPSEVNVTLKLLVSAVPVGLILLGLLLFKLYPIDEDKRKENKKALQDLREESNSSSESDSTELANIV; encoded by the exons ATGGCCGGGGGAGGCGGCGCGGAGCGGGTCCGCGTTGGGGCCGCGGCTGCGGGGTTGTTGCCGCCTTCGTGCCGCCAGCCCCGGCAGCCCCGGCGCAGG GAGAGCCGGGAGCGGCTGTCGGTGTGCAGCAAGCTGTGCTACGCCGTCGGCGGGGCCCCCTACCAGACCACGGGCTGCGCGCTGGGCTTCTTCCTCCAGATCTACCTCCTGGACGTGGCGCAG CTTGACCCGTTCTACGCCTCCATCATCCTGTTTGTGGGGCGAGCATGGGACGCCATCACAGACCCCATGGTGGGCTTCTTCATCAGCAAGACGCCGTGGACCCGCTTTGGCCGCCTGATGCCGTG GATCATCTTCTCCACCCCATTTGCTGTCATCTCCTATTTCCTCATCTGGTTCGTCCCAGACATCTCCAGAGGCCAAGTGATGTGGTATCTCATCTTCTACTGCATCTTCCAGACCCTTGTGACG TGCTTCCATGTGCCCTACTCGGCGCTGACAATGTTCatcagcagggagcagagtgaGCGGGACTCCGCCACTGCCTATC gtATGACAGTGGAGGTGCTGGGCACTGTGCTGGGCACTGCCATCCAGGGCCAGATCGTGGGCAAGGCAGTTACCCCCTGCATCGAGAACCCCCCCTTCCTGAGTGAGACCAACTTCTCAGCGACCATAAGGAATGTGAACATGACCCACTATTCTGGTTCACTGGCAGACACG AGGAATGCCTACATGGTTGCAGCGGGGGTCATTGGAGGGCTCTACATCCTCTGCGCTGTCATCCTCTCAGTGGGAGTGCGGGAGAAGAGAG AGTCCTCTGAGCTGCAGTCAGATGAGCCAGTCTCCTTCTTCCGAGGGCTGAAGCTGGTGATGAACCACGGTGCCTACATCAAGCTGATCACTGGCTTCCTTTTCACTTCACTGGCTTTCATG ctgctggagggcaACTTTGCCCTCTTCTGCACCTACACTTTGGGCTTCCGCAACGAGTTTCAGAACATCCTCCTGGCCATCATG CTGTCAGCCACCTTGACCATCCCCTTCTGGCAGTGGTTCCTCACCCGCTTTGGGAAGAAGACTGCTGTCTACGTGGGCATCTCG TCCGCCGTCCCCTTCCTCATCCTGGTGGTTGTCCTGGACAGTAACCTCGTCGTCACCTACATCGTGGCAGTGGCAGCAGGAATCAGCGTGGCGGCCGCCTTCCTCCTGCCCTG GTCCATGCTCCCGGACGTCATAGATGACTTCAAGCTGCAGCACCCCGAATCCCGCGGCCATGAAGCCATCTTCTTCTCCTTCTACGTCTTCTTTACCAAGTTCACCTCCGGGGTGTCCCTGGGCATCTCTACGCTCAGCCTGGA ctTCGCAGGGTACCAGACAcggggctgctcccagcccagcgAGGTGAACGTCACCCTGAAGCTGCTGGTGTCGGCTGTGCCTGTGGGGCTGATCCTGCTGGGCCTGCTGCTCTTCAAGCTGTACCCCATCGACGAGGACAAGCGCAAGGAGAACAAGAAGGCCCTGCAGGACCTGAG GGAGGAGAGCAACAGCAGCTCGGAGTCGGACTCCACAGAGCTGGCCAACATCGTGTGA